A single region of the Pyricularia oryzae 70-15 chromosome 4, whole genome shotgun sequence genome encodes:
- a CDS encoding anthranilate synthase component 2, translating to MATTGIVDNSPHHPDPSPSVPTASNLILIDNYDSFTWNVYQYLVLEGAKVTVYRNDQITLDELIALKPTQLVISPGPGHPKTDSGISRDAIKHFAGKIPIFGVCMGQQCIIDLYGGEVSFAGEILHGKTSPLVHDGKGVYAGLAQGLPVTRYHSLAGTHVSLPETLEVTSWIAKDDSSKGVIMGVRHKEYAIEGVQFHPESILSADGRSMFRNFVQLQHGTWAENSGILQQAKDAAASSKAKEASTGPGGKKTNILQKIYTRRKELVSAQKELPSQRMADLEAAYRLNAAPPLVPLIDRLRQSPFDVALMAEIKRASPSKGDFAPHINAPAQARKYALAGASVISVLTEPDWFKGSIEDLRAIRQVLAGMSNRPAILRKEFVFDEYQILEGRLAGADTVLLIVKMLEKDVLKRLYNYSLSLGMEPLVEVQNGDEMSIAVELGAKAIGVNNRNLESFEVDLGTTSRLRSMVPESTILCALSGINTHDDVMAYKKDGVNAVLVGESIMRAPDASEFIHQLCAGVATAPAEPNPGPLLVKICGTRTAEAATEAIKAGADMVGMILVPGTKRCVSDEAALEISKAVHETVPALAAPKSQQTTPKDFFSQGRESLRRKGPLLVGVFQNQPLDEILEKQARYKLDVVQFHGNEPVEWARLIPVPVVHKFKPGEPGLGLRGYHVLPLLDSGSGSGQQLDVAAVKAEFEKDSDLQVVFAGGLGPDNVEQAVSALGEFAGRVAGVDVSSGVEEDGKQSLPKIRAFVEAARRIR from the coding sequence ATGGCCACCACAGGCATCGTCGACAACTCACCTCACCATCCTGACCCCTCACCATCAGTTCCTACGGCGTCAAATCTGATTCTCATTGATAACTATGACTCCTTCACTTGGAATGTCTACCAATACCTCGTCCTTGAGGGTGCCAAGGTCACCGTCTACCGTAACGACCAGATCACTCTCGATGAGTTGATAGCCTTGAAACCCACCCAGCTGGTCATCAgccccggccctggccacccAAAGACGGATTCAGGAATCAGCCGCGATGCCATCAAGCACTTTGCCGGCAAGATTCCCATCTTTGGCGTTTGCATGGGCCAGCAGTGCATCATCGATCTGTACGGAGGCGAGGTCAGCTTCGCCGGGGAGATCCTGCACGGCAAGACCTCCCCCCTGGTCCACGATGGCAAGGGGGTTTACGCCGGTCTGGCACAGGGCCTGCCCGTGACCAGGTACCACTCCCTGGCAGGGACCCACGTGAGCCTCCCCGAGACCCTCGAGGTCACCTCCTGGATCGCCAAGGACGACAGCAGTAAGGGAGTCATAATGGGGGTTCGGCACAAGGAGTACGCCATTGAGGGCGTGCAGTTCCACCCGGAGAGCATCCTCTCCGCCGACGGCCGCTCCATGTTCCGCAACTTTGTCCAACTCCAGCACGGCACCTGGGCAGAGAACTCGGGGATCCTGCAGCAGGCCaaggacgccgccgccagctccAAGGCCAAAGAGGCTTCTACCGGCCCGGGCGGCAAGAAGACAAACATTCTGCAAAAGATCTACACCCGCCGCAAGGAGCTGGTGTCGGCCCAGAAGGAGCTCCCGTCGCAGAGGATGGCTGACCTCGAGGCTGCATATCGACTCAACGCCGCTCCCCCACTGGTGCCCCTCATCGACCGCCTCCGCCAGTCCCCGTTCGACGTGGCACTCATGGCCGAGATCAAGCGTGCGTCCCCGTCCAAGGGTGATTTTGCACCGCACATCAACGCGCCGGCCCAGGCACGCAAGTATGCCCTGGCCGGTGCCAGCGTCATTTCGGTTCTCACCGAGCCGGACTGGTTCAAGGGTAGCATCGAGGACCTAAGAGCCATCAGGCAGGTCCTTGCCGGCATGTCCAACAGGCCGGCTATCCTCCGCAAAGAGTTTGTTTTTGACGAGTATCAGATCCTCGAGGGTAGGTTGGCAGGAGCCGACACTGTGCTTCTGATTGTAAAAATGCTGGAAAAAGATGTCCTCAAGCGTCTATACAATTACTCCCTATCATTGGGGATGGAGCCACTTGTCGAGGTCCAAAATGGCGATGAAATGTCCATCGCCGTGGAGCTCGGCGCAAAGGCTATCGGCGTCAACAACCGCAACCTAGAGAGCTTCGAGGTCGACCTGGGCACGACGAGCCGGCTGAGGTCCATGGTACCAGAGTCCACCATTCTGTGTGCACTCAGCGGGATCAACACGCACGACGATGTCATGGCTTACAAGAAGGACGGAGTCAACGCCGTCCTCGTGGGCGAATCCATCATGCGCGCGCCGGACGCCTCCGAGTTCATTCACCAGCTCTGCGCAGGTGTAGCCACAGCGCCAGCAGAGCCCAATCCCGGGCCTTTGCTGGTCAAGATCTGCGGCACGAGAACGGCCGAGGCCGCGACGGAGGCCATCAAGGCGGGAGCTGACATGGTGGGAATGATACTGGTCCCCGGCACGAAGCGATGCGTATCGGATGAGGCGGCCCTGGAGATATCAAAGGCAGTGCACGAGACAGTGCCCGCTTTGGCTGCTCCGAAATCACAACAGACGACGCCAAAGGATTTCTTCTCGCAGGGTAGGGAGTCGCTCAGGAGAAAAGGACCGTTGCTGGTAGGAGTCTTCCAGAACCAGCCCCTCGACGAGATTCTGGAGAAGCAGGCACGGTACAAGCTGGACGTAGTGCAGTTCCACGGCAACGAGCCCGTAGAGTGGGCCAGGCTGATCCCCGTGCCCGTCGTGCACAAGTTTAAGCCTGGGGAACCAGGGCTTGGGCTCCGTGGCTACCACGTCCTGCCGCTTTTGGACTCTGGCTCCGGGTCTGGCCAGCAACTGGACGTGGCGGCCGTCAAGGCCGAGTTTGAGAAGGACTCGGATCTTCAGGTCGTCTTTGCGGGCGGCTTGGGGCCTGACAATGTAGAGCAGGCCGTTTCGGCCTTGGGCGAGTTCGCCGGCCGAGTGGCGGGCGTGGACGTTAGCAGCGGAGTTGAGGAGGACGGCAAGCAAAGCTTGCCCAAGATACGGGCCTTTGTTGAGGCTGCGAGACGAATTAGATAA